Proteins encoded by one window of Thermodesulfobacteriota bacterium:
- a CDS encoding cupin domain-containing protein: MPIRKYDAIKANKIEMEGATHISKKVPIGEKEGWDGYTLRTFTIGPGGHSPKHTHDWEHVNYVIQGKGRLMIDGKEQDVNEKDFAFVPANIEHQYSNPYDKDFEFICIVPNRGEY, from the coding sequence ATGCCGATCAGAAAATATGATGCAATAAAGGCAAACAAAATCGAAATGGAGGGTGCGACCCATATTTCTAAAAAGGTGCCCATTGGTGAGAAAGAGGGCTGGGACGGTTACACCCTGCGAACCTTTACCATAGGACCGGGTGGCCACAGCCCCAAACATACCCACGACTGGGAGCATGTGAATTACGTGATTCAAGGTAAAGGCCGGTTGATGATCGACGGAAAGGAACAGGACGTCAATGAAAAAGATTTTGCCTTTGTCCCGGCAAACATCGAGCATCAGTATTCAAATCCCTACGACAAAGACTTTGAATTTATCTGCATCGTACCCAATCGAGGGGAATATTAA
- a CDS encoding trypsin-like peptidase domain-containing protein: MKTIFSWHGTMTLCFFTLVFSAYSIAAGVYKYKDKNGVWHFTDTPTEMTDSDTEKIIDDATIEKKISDLEKQLSEKMPPQNNIENARNATVSIKTELSNGSGFFITDDGYILTNKHVIHGMENELEKGKAAFDKMKEYLDELEQYLEKEETWLEKEREWLTEAKDELNRVSQLVKSNQKRLTVAESNYYNAYVSEYNVRNGIFTRKQAYYKHKEAEFKEKEKYFNQHYKKFRKLRYNRASQKGFKIILADKTELTAEKVAFSDRYDLALLKISGYKTPFIKPAKMDEIALGDPLYAIGNPLSFDHSVTSGIFSGLRENMIQTNAQVSPGNSGGPLITKNGSVVGINTKKIVHQSVEGISFAISIDIALREFKGYWE; this comes from the coding sequence ATGAAGACAATCTTTTCTTGGCATGGGACAATGACACTTTGTTTTTTCACCTTGGTCTTTTCTGCTTATTCCATTGCTGCCGGTGTATATAAATATAAGGATAAAAATGGTGTCTGGCACTTTACAGACACCCCAACGGAAATGACAGATTCTGACACAGAAAAGATAATAGATGATGCAACGATCGAAAAAAAAATAAGCGACCTCGAAAAACAATTATCGGAAAAAATGCCGCCACAAAATAATATTGAAAATGCACGAAACGCAACGGTTTCAATTAAGACGGAACTTAGCAACGGCTCCGGTTTTTTTATCACTGATGACGGTTACATCCTAACCAACAAACATGTTATACATGGAATGGAAAATGAACTGGAAAAAGGTAAAGCGGCTTTCGATAAAATGAAAGAATATTTGGATGAACTTGAACAGTATCTGGAAAAAGAGGAAACCTGGCTGGAAAAAGAAAGAGAATGGTTAACCGAAGCGAAAGATGAGTTAAATAGGGTTAGCCAACTTGTTAAATCCAACCAAAAGCGCCTTACAGTTGCGGAATCGAACTATTACAATGCATATGTCTCCGAATACAATGTAAGAAATGGAATTTTTACTAGAAAACAGGCGTACTATAAACATAAGGAAGCAGAGTTTAAAGAAAAAGAAAAATATTTTAATCAGCACTATAAAAAATTCAGAAAACTGAGGTATAACAGAGCTTCTCAGAAAGGGTTTAAAATTATTTTGGCAGATAAAACAGAGCTTACCGCAGAAAAAGTGGCTTTCAGTGATCGCTATGACCTCGCTTTATTAAAAATAAGCGGGTATAAAACGCCTTTTATCAAACCTGCTAAAATGGATGAAATCGCTCTGGGGGATCCTCTCTATGCAATAGGAAATCCGTTGAGTTTTGATCATTCGGTGACGTCCGGTATTTTTTCAGGCCTTAGAGAGAACATGATCCAGACAAATGCACAGGTTAGCCCCGGAAACAGCGGAGGGCCTTTGATTACTAAAAATGGAAGTGTTGTTGGAATCAATACCAAAAAAATAGTGCATCAAAGCGTTGAGGGGATCAGCTTTGCCATTTCCATCGATATTGCATTAAGAGAGTTTAAAGGATATTGGGAGTGA
- a CDS encoding Xaa-Pro peptidase family protein, translating into MIDKFRVPSDEIDRRITQIRQEMQHNGIGGLFIAQRVDLFYFSGTAQTGFLYIPAEGQPVLFIKRYYPRAREESCIKNIVEIKSIKEIPGLIVDFCSNLPKTLGFEFDVLPVRDFNFYKKLFDVEKSVDGSPFIHKCRMIKSAWEIKQIERTAELAKQTFEHIKSAIRPGQTKMELSGMAETFARKHGHGARLRVRDHQAAEYSQQIFSGNEIFAAFPSDGENKLLVPDEPIMINFKSVFNGYHMDETRLFAIKSMPQPAMDGCRTAIELQHAVSEIVKPGKNLDEFFPRSVETANSLGYTESCPDPSAHQTSFTGHGIGLELIEPPLITSEAVLEPGMTLAMETKMVLKDKLSSGIKSVFILTETGARLISKVPLEIFIC; encoded by the coding sequence TTGATCGACAAATTCAGGGTCCCTTCAGACGAAATCGACCGGCGGATAACTCAAATCCGGCAAGAAATGCAGCATAATGGAATTGGTGGACTGTTTATTGCCCAACGCGTTGACCTTTTCTATTTTTCCGGCACTGCCCAAACCGGTTTTCTATATATTCCCGCAGAAGGTCAGCCGGTTCTATTTATAAAGCGCTATTATCCCAGGGCCAGGGAAGAATCTTGTATAAAGAACATTGTTGAAATAAAATCCATCAAGGAAATCCCGGGTCTGATCGTTGATTTTTGCAGCAACCTGCCGAAAACTCTTGGGTTTGAATTTGATGTATTGCCGGTCAGGGATTTTAATTTTTATAAAAAGCTCTTTGATGTTGAAAAATCTGTAGACGGATCACCGTTTATCCATAAATGTAGAATGATTAAATCCGCATGGGAGATTAAACAGATTGAAAGAACGGCTGAGCTGGCAAAACAAACATTTGAGCACATCAAATCGGCCATCCGACCCGGACAAACCAAGATGGAACTCTCCGGCATGGCTGAAACTTTTGCCAGAAAACATGGTCATGGAGCCAGGCTGAGAGTTCGTGATCATCAGGCCGCAGAGTATTCCCAGCAGATCTTTAGCGGAAATGAAATTTTTGCGGCTTTTCCCTCTGATGGAGAAAATAAGCTTCTTGTCCCCGATGAACCGATTATGATCAATTTTAAGTCGGTATTCAACGGTTACCATATGGATGAAACCAGACTGTTTGCCATCAAATCAATGCCGCAGCCAGCCATGGATGGATGCCGGACCGCTATAGAATTACAGCATGCGGTATCAGAAATAGTAAAACCCGGCAAGAACCTTGATGAATTTTTCCCACGCTCTGTTGAAACAGCGAATTCTTTGGGCTATACTGAGTCCTGCCCTGATCCTTCCGCTCACCAGACAAGTTTTACCGGACACGGAATCGGACTCGAGCTCATAGAGCCTCCGCTCATTACCAGTGAAGCGGTCCTTGAGCCTGGAATGACCCTTGCTATGGAAACCAAAATGGTCTTAAAAGATAAATTGTCATCCGGTATTAAAAGCGTTTTTATACTCACTGAAACAGGAGCGCGGCTCATAAGTAAGGTTCCGCTGGAAATTTTTATATGTTAA
- a CDS encoding radical SAM protein, with translation MTHENLSFEQGPIRPPNEARSLLLRITRNCPWNQCLFCPVYKRRKFSLRTVDEIKQDIQTARDMADDIKAVSLKLGYGGDVNDQVINTVLNSSNQSSSYQSIAVWMYYGTNACFLQDADNLIMKTKDLVDILTFLKEKFPEITRITTYTRSRTVVRKSVESLTKIRQAGLDRIHIGLETGYDPLLKLMKKGVSSAQHIEAGQKTIQAGMELSEYVMPGLGGQEMWEAHARETANVLNQINPHFIRLRSLRVPPRVPLYKKLEDGSFTMQTDDMLAEEIGLFIDTLDGITSTVTSDHIMNLLEEVSGKLPEDKENMLDVIRKYQKLPKEDRLIYRVGRRGGTYRSTNDLKRDPDTYQKIKTLISQVKQNEGEQGVEKFVAELVDRYV, from the coding sequence ATGACCCATGAAAACTTAAGTTTCGAGCAAGGACCGATCAGACCGCCAAACGAGGCTCGCAGCCTTCTGTTGCGGATCACCCGAAACTGCCCCTGGAATCAGTGTCTTTTTTGTCCGGTTTACAAAAGAAGAAAATTTTCACTGCGTACGGTTGATGAAATAAAACAGGATATCCAAACCGCCAGAGATATGGCAGATGATATCAAAGCGGTTTCCTTGAAACTGGGATATGGCGGAGATGTAAATGACCAGGTCATCAACACAGTTCTCAACAGCTCTAACCAAAGCAGCAGTTACCAAAGTATCGCTGTATGGATGTATTATGGAACAAATGCCTGTTTTCTGCAGGATGCGGATAACCTGATTATGAAAACCAAAGATCTGGTGGATATTTTAACCTTTTTAAAAGAAAAGTTTCCTGAAATTACCCGGATCACCACCTATACCAGATCCAGAACAGTGGTGCGCAAATCGGTAGAATCTTTAACAAAGATCCGCCAAGCAGGTCTCGACAGGATACATATAGGGCTGGAAACAGGTTACGATCCGCTCCTTAAGTTGATGAAAAAGGGCGTGAGCAGTGCCCAGCATATCGAAGCCGGTCAAAAAACGATTCAGGCCGGCATGGAGCTTTCAGAATACGTGATGCCCGGGCTTGGCGGACAGGAAATGTGGGAAGCGCACGCAAGGGAAACGGCAAATGTGCTAAACCAAATTAATCCACACTTTATCCGCTTAAGAAGCCTTAGAGTGCCTCCACGCGTACCTCTTTATAAAAAGCTGGAAGATGGCAGTTTCACCATGCAAACAGATGATATGCTTGCTGAAGAAATCGGGCTTTTTATAGACACCCTGGACGGAATTACCAGCACGGTAACGAGCGACCATATCATGAATCTCCTGGAAGAAGTTTCGGGAAAGCTTCCGGAGGATAAGGAGAATATGCTGGATGTGATCAGAAAATATCAAAAACTTCCTAAAGAAGATCGATTGATATACCGTGTCGGCCGTCGCGGAGGTACTTACCGGTCAACCAACGATCTTAAAAGAGATCCAGACACCTATCAAAAAATTAAAACACTGATTTCCCAAGTGAAACAAAATGAAGGGGAACAGGGAGTAGAAAAGTTTGTTGCTGAACTTGTAGACCGGTATGTTTAG
- a CDS encoding beta-ketoacyl-ACP synthase III — translation MDTLRILGTGSYLPPKVLTNFDLQAMGLDTTDEWIVQRTGISERRIADPDISTSDLAFEAAALALDMAEMNAGDLDLIILATITPDTCCPSAANWLQARLNAPQAVTFDVTAACSGFIFGLNVAEQYLKNKTFKHILVVASEVMSRTLNWKDRNTCILWGDGAGAAVLTLGKEGSEILSTHIHTDGANGQDLLMPGGGSKTTPICHQSVDDGLHYLNMIEANLSFRVAVRYFSSSIKEAAVFNNVDIKEINWIIPHQANLRMFQFISKSLKIPFERFYLTLQKYGNISSASCAIALDEAVRDHSIKKNDLICLPVFGGGLTWGSALIRW, via the coding sequence ATGGACACCCTCAGAATCTTAGGAACAGGATCCTATTTACCTCCAAAGGTCTTAACCAATTTTGACTTGCAGGCAATGGGTCTGGATACCACGGATGAATGGATTGTTCAGCGTACAGGTATCAGCGAAAGGAGAATTGCTGATCCGGACATCTCGACTTCAGATCTCGCTTTTGAGGCTGCCGCCCTTGCTCTCGACATGGCAGAAATGAATGCCGGAGATCTTGATCTTATTATCCTGGCCACGATTACACCGGATACCTGCTGCCCTTCGGCTGCCAACTGGCTCCAGGCCAGGCTTAATGCACCCCAAGCCGTGACATTTGATGTCACTGCGGCCTGCTCGGGTTTCATCTTTGGTTTGAATGTGGCTGAGCAGTATCTTAAAAACAAGACCTTTAAACATATTCTGGTGGTGGCCTCCGAAGTCATGTCACGCACCCTTAACTGGAAGGATCGAAATACATGCATTTTATGGGGGGACGGCGCAGGAGCAGCCGTGTTGACACTGGGAAAGGAGGGCTCCGAAATTTTATCCACCCACATTCATACCGACGGCGCCAATGGGCAGGATCTCCTGATGCCGGGAGGTGGGTCCAAGACCACACCCATCTGTCACCAAAGCGTTGATGATGGCCTGCACTATCTCAATATGATTGAAGCCAACCTCAGCTTTCGAGTGGCGGTCAGGTATTTCTCCAGTTCTATCAAAGAGGCCGCTGTTTTTAACAACGTGGATATCAAAGAGATTAACTGGATTATTCCCCATCAGGCCAACTTGAGGATGTTTCAGTTCATTTCCAAATCCTTGAAGATTCCCTTTGAAAGATTTTATTTAACCCTTCAAAAATACGGTAATATATCATCGGCATCATGTGCCATTGCCCTTGATGAAGCGGTCAGAGACCACAGTATAAAGAAAAATGATCTGATCTGTCTTCCTGTTTTCGGCGGAGGGCTGACGTGGGGCAGTGCGCTCATCAGGTGGTAA
- a CDS encoding glycerophosphodiester phosphodiesterase: MSTLYSLEKPFLWTIDCIYKRLPQKHPDKKRLYDCKIISHRGEHDNINVLENTLAAFDRIREKGIWGIELDIRWTKDLIPVVFHDYNLKRLFKSDLELGKITQHELKTKFPAVPSLAEVITRYGGKLHLMVEIKEEVYSDPVYQNSVLQDLFSSLEPEKDFHFISLSPDMFKLIDFVPAATFLPIAQLNVRQLSEIALQQNYGGLLAHYLFLTKSYVKKHRIQNQQVGTAYIKSKNSLFRELNRGVEWVFSNNAIQIQSIRNACLRSQSEAV; the protein is encoded by the coding sequence ATGAGTACACTCTATTCACTGGAAAAACCTTTCCTATGGACGATTGACTGCATTTATAAAAGACTGCCTCAGAAACATCCCGATAAAAAGCGACTTTATGATTGCAAGATTATCTCTCACCGCGGCGAACATGATAACATTAATGTTTTGGAAAATACCCTTGCTGCATTTGACCGAATAAGAGAAAAGGGGATCTGGGGAATAGAGTTGGACATCCGCTGGACCAAAGATCTTATTCCGGTCGTATTTCATGATTACAATCTCAAAAGGTTGTTTAAGTCAGACCTTGAACTTGGTAAGATCACTCAGCATGAATTAAAAACGAAGTTTCCGGCAGTCCCCTCTCTTGCTGAAGTGATAACAAGATATGGCGGGAAACTGCACCTGATGGTGGAAATCAAAGAAGAAGTATATTCCGATCCGGTCTATCAGAACAGTGTGTTACAAGACCTTTTTTCATCCCTCGAACCCGAAAAGGATTTTCACTTCATTTCTCTTTCACCGGACATGTTTAAGTTGATTGATTTTGTACCTGCAGCAACATTTCTTCCCATTGCCCAGCTTAATGTCAGACAGCTCAGCGAAATAGCGTTACAGCAAAACTATGGAGGACTTTTGGCACATTATCTGTTTTTAACCAAATCGTATGTAAAAAAACATCGGATACAAAATCAACAGGTGGGAACAGCCTATATCAAATCAAAAAACAGCCTTTTCCGTGAACTTAACCGAGGGGTGGAATGGGTATTTTCCAACAATGCAATACAAATACAGTCCATTCGAAATGCTTGTCTGCGTAGTCAGTCTGAAGCGGTTTAG
- a CDS encoding response regulator — MNGFKILIVDDETDFLDTIVARLKKRKLDATGVTSGEAAIEQIKNQLFDVILLDVKMPGGMDGIETLREIKKIQPLAEVVMLTGHASLETSIEGMKQGAFDYLLKPMKLNILLEKMTEAFENKSRHDEKIRNAITNDLNHKPESTSELD; from the coding sequence ATGAACGGGTTTAAGATACTGATCGTGGATGATGAAACTGATTTTTTAGACACCATTGTGGCCAGGCTAAAAAAAAGAAAACTGGATGCCACAGGTGTGACTAGCGGAGAGGCAGCCATAGAACAAATAAAAAATCAACTTTTTGATGTTATTTTGCTGGATGTTAAAATGCCTGGGGGTATGGATGGCATTGAAACCTTAAGAGAGATAAAAAAGATTCAACCCCTTGCCGAGGTGGTGATGCTTACCGGTCACGCTTCCCTTGAAACCAGTATTGAAGGAATGAAGCAGGGTGCTTTTGATTACCTGTTAAAGCCAATGAAACTAAATATTTTGTTAGAAAAAATGACCGAAGCATTTGAGAACAAATCCAGGCATGATGAAAAAATTCGTAACGCCATAACCAATGATTTAAACCATAAACCGGAAAGCACCTCCGAACTGGACTAA
- a CDS encoding response regulator: MHYFNVLIVDDEEDFLETIIKRLNKRQVDASGARSGEEALELLKEKTFDVVILDVKMPGGMDGIEALREMKKIQPLVEVILLTGHASVETSIEGMKLGAFDYLLKPIKLDDLLRKIAQAIEKKDNHDQKIRSAQIKKLLRYW, from the coding sequence ATGCATTACTTCAATGTTTTAATCGTGGATGATGAAGAAGATTTTTTAGAAACCATAATAAAGCGTTTGAACAAACGGCAGGTGGATGCAAGTGGTGCCAGAAGCGGAGAAGAAGCCCTGGAATTGCTGAAGGAAAAAACCTTTGATGTGGTCATCCTGGATGTCAAGATGCCCGGCGGCATGGACGGCATAGAGGCATTGAGAGAGATGAAAAAGATACAGCCCCTCGTAGAGGTCATTTTGCTTACCGGTCACGCTTCGGTGGAAACCAGCATTGAGGGGATGAAACTGGGGGCCTTTGATTATCTGTTAAAACCGATTAAGCTGGACGATCTTTTAAGAAAGATCGCTCAGGCCATTGAAAAAAAAGACAATCATGACCAGAAGATTCGATCAGCCCAGATCAAGAAGCTACTCAGGTATTGGTAG
- a CDS encoding ATP-binding protein has translation MKSSLYKNLQRNIIIITLVVSFAPLVILGVTMYYQFSNTCKNKTIEQIRYRAIAQAESVDMFLKERIAILGSMADTHHFVEMIDGENLSHIFNVMNSRAGAFVDLGVIDSDGSHRAYVGPYNLKGLNYDDQPWFAEVMSKGVFLSHVYMGFRKLPHFIIAVRRNENGKSWILRATIDPEVLEGIVRQAQIGRTGDAYLVNKDGIFQTSPRFKGLILSQSDLDTSLFGGRVTVVELENKQGRKMLYAGSWLKNNKWLLVINQEPDEQMAGLFAVRNVEITIIVFGLLLIIMTTIFTTHLAVSRLQESEATMQELNAQLVQSDKLAAIGKMAAGVAHEINNPLNVILQKTGWMEDLLEEEDIKKSENFEEFQTSVQKIEEHVERARKVVHDMLGFARKMEPRLEDVDVNDTINQTVSILENYARTNNIEIQTDLSAKLPIIANDQAQLQQVFLNLLTNAIDAIGKDGLVEIKSRRLDSIIYVIIKDDGPGIPAEKQKNVFDPFFTTKEAGKGTGLGLSVSYNIIEKMGGTIHLKSQVGKGTSFTIEVPVVAPERK, from the coding sequence ATGAAATCTTCATTATATAAAAACCTTCAACGAAATATAATTATTATTACCCTGGTGGTCTCATTTGCCCCCCTTGTTATTCTTGGCGTCACCATGTATTATCAGTTCTCCAATACCTGTAAGAATAAAACCATAGAGCAGATAAGATACCGCGCCATTGCCCAGGCGGAATCGGTGGACATGTTCTTAAAGGAACGCATCGCTATTTTAGGTTCCATGGCTGATACCCATCATTTCGTTGAAATGATAGATGGAGAAAATCTTTCCCATATATTTAATGTGATGAATTCGAGGGCAGGGGCGTTTGTGGACTTGGGCGTGATTGACAGTGATGGAAGTCATCGGGCCTACGTGGGGCCGTATAATCTTAAGGGATTGAATTACGATGATCAGCCGTGGTTTGCCGAGGTTATGAGCAAGGGAGTTTTTTTGAGCCATGTGTACATGGGCTTTAGAAAACTGCCCCATTTTATTATAGCGGTTCGACGCAACGAAAATGGTAAAAGCTGGATTCTAAGGGCAACCATAGATCCGGAAGTTCTTGAAGGAATCGTGCGGCAGGCCCAGATCGGAAGAACAGGAGATGCCTACCTGGTCAATAAAGATGGTATTTTTCAAACAAGCCCAAGATTTAAAGGGCTTATTCTGTCGCAATCAGATCTGGATACAAGCCTTTTCGGTGGTAGAGTGACGGTGGTGGAGCTCGAAAACAAGCAAGGAAGAAAAATGCTGTATGCCGGAAGCTGGTTAAAAAATAACAAGTGGCTACTGGTCATTAATCAGGAGCCTGATGAGCAAATGGCGGGTCTGTTTGCAGTTCGCAACGTGGAAATTACGATTATTGTTTTCGGTCTGTTGTTGATTATCATGACCACGATTTTTACCACACATCTTGCGGTGAGTCGACTGCAAGAATCGGAAGCCACCATGCAGGAACTAAACGCCCAGCTGGTCCAGTCCGATAAACTGGCGGCAATTGGTAAAATGGCGGCGGGTGTTGCCCATGAGATCAACAACCCCCTCAATGTCATCCTGCAGAAAACCGGCTGGATGGAAGACCTTTTAGAAGAAGAAGATATAAAGAAAAGCGAGAACTTTGAAGAGTTTCAAACCTCCGTTCAAAAGATAGAAGAACATGTTGAAAGAGCACGAAAGGTGGTTCACGATATGCTCGGGTTTGCCAGGAAAATGGAACCCCGCCTGGAAGATGTGGATGTTAATGATACCATCAATCAGACTGTTTCCATTTTGGAAAACTATGCACGGACAAACAACATTGAAATCCAGACAGATTTGTCCGCCAAACTTCCGATTATAGCCAATGATCAGGCCCAGCTCCAACAGGTTTTTTTGAATCTGCTTACCAATGCCATTGACGCCATCGGTAAAGACGGTTTGGTGGAAATAAAAAGCCGACGGCTTGATTCGATAATATATGTCATCATCAAAGATGACGGGCCGGGGATTCCGGCAGAAAAGCAAAAGAATGTGTTCGATCCTTTTTTTACTACCAAGGAAGCGGGAAAAGGTACAGGGCTTGGACTGTCTGTGAGCTATAACATTATAGAAAAAATGGGGGGCACAATACACTTGAAAAGCCAGGTGGGAAAAGGTACAAGTTTTACCATTGAGGTCCCGGTTGTGGCACCGGAAAGGAAATAA
- a CDS encoding DASS family sodium-coupled anion symporter produces MFFKSRWFQLCVAIALGIVVLLLPRPEGTKFKITGEDAREFALLINQYFTPVSDDKTGAVEYIVKANNPGSRESTADFLKEKSAELKLAELEIDYIDGLSPKAKRFLAVLVVLIFLFVAEPIPLEITAICIGVFLVIMGIIDVKGAWAPYMHPVVVFIMCCLIFAISLEKAGITKRLGYFIIKKAGTSVTKFTFIIAVGLGISSSFMHDAAACAIGIVTMLPLMRAVGIEPHTNTAKFMMLSLPFACSCGGMGTLVGGGRCMVSAAFLKEFTGIEITFLDWIKYCMPAAFLTVPLAVLIVYMIFRPDPKFELPKFEEEIGPWTTLEKKTLIIIGLSFLLWLTKGLHGMHYSVTGMLGVAALILSGVLKWEDIHENLEWGTALFIFGGGISLGLAMGYSGAATYFAHLFFPLVQGGGWLLLFAGVGLFGALVTNAMANVAAAALILPIVIPMAILEGVDPTVLALCLGTATSFAMLLVIGCPPNAIAYSYRYFKAADLTKVGIVATPILLGVLILVASVWWKILGLV; encoded by the coding sequence ATGTTTTTTAAATCCAGATGGTTTCAGCTTTGTGTTGCAATTGCACTGGGGATTGTTGTTTTATTATTACCGCGACCGGAGGGAACAAAATTTAAGATAACAGGCGAAGATGCCCGGGAATTTGCCCTGCTCATCAATCAGTATTTTACCCCTGTTTCGGATGATAAAACCGGTGCGGTGGAATACATTGTCAAAGCGAATAACCCCGGAAGCCGAGAATCTACAGCAGATTTTCTGAAAGAAAAATCTGCAGAACTCAAATTAGCGGAATTGGAAATAGACTATATTGACGGACTGTCCCCCAAGGCAAAGCGATTTCTGGCGGTTCTGGTGGTACTGATATTTCTTTTTGTGGCGGAACCCATACCCCTTGAAATTACGGCGATTTGTATCGGCGTCTTTCTTGTCATTATGGGTATTATCGATGTTAAAGGCGCCTGGGCGCCTTATATGCATCCGGTGGTTGTTTTTATCATGTGCTGTTTAATCTTCGCCATATCCCTGGAAAAGGCCGGAATTACCAAACGGCTCGGCTATTTCATCATTAAAAAGGCGGGTACCTCGGTGACCAAGTTTACCTTTATTATCGCTGTCGGCCTGGGGATATCGTCTTCTTTTATGCACGATGCTGCCGCCTGTGCCATAGGTATTGTCACCATGCTTCCGCTGATGAGAGCCGTCGGCATAGAACCGCATACCAATACGGCCAAGTTCATGATGCTTTCCCTTCCTTTTGCCTGTTCCTGCGGCGGGATGGGAACACTGGTGGGAGGCGGGCGGTGCATGGTCTCTGCTGCTTTTCTCAAAGAATTTACCGGCATAGAGATTACTTTTCTAGATTGGATAAAATATTGCATGCCCGCAGCCTTTTTAACCGTTCCCCTAGCGGTCTTAATCGTCTATATGATTTTTCGTCCCGATCCCAAATTCGAACTACCGAAATTTGAGGAAGAAATCGGTCCGTGGACTACTCTGGAAAAAAAGACGCTGATTATCATCGGCCTGAGCTTTCTGTTATGGCTGACCAAAGGGCTTCACGGCATGCATTACTCTGTCACCGGAATGCTGGGTGTGGCTGCCCTGATATTAAGCGGCGTTTTGAAATGGGAAGATATTCACGAAAACCTCGAGTGGGGAACCGCTCTGTTTATTTTCGGCGGCGGTATTTCTCTGGGTCTTGCCATGGGCTATTCAGGGGCAGCCACTTATTTTGCCCACCTGTTTTTCCCACTGGTGCAAGGGGGTGGATGGCTGCTTCTTTTCGCCGGCGTGGGTCTTTTCGGCGCTTTGGTTACCAATGCCATGGCCAATGTGGCGGCTGCCGCCCTTATTCTACCCATTGTCATTCCCATGGCCATCTTAGAAGGTGTGGATCCGACTGTGCTGGCCTTATGTCTTGGAACCGCCACCTCTTTTGCCATGCTCCTGGTGATCGGATGCCCGCCCAATGCCATTGCATACAGCTATCGTTATTTCAAGGCGGCCGACCTTACCAAGGTCGGAATTGTTGCCACGCCCATTTTGCTGGGGGTGCTCATTTTGGTGGCCTCTGTCTGGTGGAAAATACTGGGACTGGTATAA
- a CDS encoding response regulator, with translation MSEKIKVLMVDDEEQFRSTTKKILNKKGFDTILAGSGEEAIDKLKENPDVVILDIKMPGMDGHQTLNEMKKLSPQIPVIMLTGHGALPSAREALVEGAFDYLAKPCDIDLLSSKIKDAYLNGKEPNQIEEKKVMEVMVPVNEYTTLNEDQTITDAIGHLKESFVSKVSTSRILETGHRSVLVVDHAKNLVGIMTIKGLLKLIMPEYLSAPKPSMADSIQYSPMFWDGMFSNVITQKAGTKLKDAMSPNPLTIDGTASLMEAAYMMVGKKARRLVVMIAGEVAGVIREQDLFFEIEKILQK, from the coding sequence ATGAGTGAAAAAATAAAAGTGCTGATGGTTGATGATGAAGAGCAGTTTCGATCTACCACCAAAAAAATTTTAAACAAAAAAGGATTTGACACCATTCTTGCCGGCAGTGGTGAAGAGGCCATCGATAAACTTAAAGAAAATCCGGATGTGGTCATACTTGATATAAAGATGCCGGGCATGGACGGTCATCAGACCTTAAATGAGATGAAAAAACTTTCTCCCCAGATTCCGGTGATCATGCTTACCGGGCACGGTGCTCTGCCCTCTGCCAGAGAAGCGCTGGTTGAAGGGGCATTCGATTACCTGGCCAAGCCATGCGATATAGACCTTCTGTCTTCTAAAATCAAGGATGCTTATTTGAACGGGAAAGAACCGAATCAAATTGAAGAAAAGAAAGTCATGGAGGTCATGGTTCCTGTAAACGAATACACAACATTAAATGAAGATCAAACCATTACAGATGCTATTGGCCATTTAAAAGAGTCTTTTGTTTCCAAAGTATCAACCAGTCGAATTTTAGAAACAGGACACCGTTCGGTCCTAGTGGTGGATCATGCAAAAAATTTAGTAGGAATCATGACTATCAAAGGGTTGCTTAAACTGATTATGCCTGAGTACCTATCAGCTCCCAAGCCCTCCATGGCGGACAGCATCCAGTATTCTCCCATGTTCTGGGATGGGATGTTCAGCAATGTGATCACCCAGAAAGCAGGAACAAAACTAAAAGATGCCATGTCCCCAAACCCGCTAACCATAGATGGTACCGCATCTTTAATGGAAGCCGCTTACATGATGGTGGGGAAAAAAGCCAGACGGCTGGTGGTGATGATAGCCGGAGAGGTTGCCGGTGTAATTCGGGAACAGGATCTATTCTTTGAAATAGAAAAGATTTTACAAAAATAA